A genomic region of Haliotis asinina isolate JCU_RB_2024 chromosome 1, JCU_Hal_asi_v2, whole genome shotgun sequence contains the following coding sequences:
- the LOC137281435 gene encoding electron transfer flavoprotein beta subunit lysine methyltransferase-like yields MVIRRLCAHYSQITNAVASASTGHISPIVSCNFLNSQTVKVNRQSQNSSKCQSGSATFRQSQNFSSNKSGSVSNSQSSSVSNNQPGNGSNNQSKTLCNDQDSQSLLFESSMKAEIMKHTELTRDHLTPEIQLHLVTRQCELWHSRGDNSPFVDPFWAFFWPGGQAVTRYILDNRDKFRQRTVLDVGSGCGASAIAAAQCGAKKVVANDIDAAATVAAKLNADVNLCDITVDSRNLIGSVCNQWDVIILGDMFYDSEFVSCISDWLSHYLKAGTCVLIGDPGRLMFKNHQMKSQLTKLAEYELPEQSRLENNGLNTAGVWMLEVGS; encoded by the exons ATGGTCATCCGAAGACTTTGTGCACACTACAGCCAAATAACAAATGCTGTAGCATCAGCAAGCACTGGCCATATAAGCCCTATAGTTTCATGCAACTTCTTAAATAGCCAGACTGTAAAAGTTAACAGACAATCCCAAAACAGTTCCAAATGCCAATCAGGAAGTGCCACTTTCAGACAATCACAAAATTTCTCAAGCAACAAATCAGGAAGTGTCTCCAACAGCCAATCGTCAAGTGTATCCAACAACCAGCCAGGAAATGGCTCCAACAACCAATCAAAAACTCTGTGCAATGACCAAGATAGTCAATCTTTACTCTTCGAAAGCAGCATGAAAGCTGAGATCATGAAACATACAGAGCTTACTAGAGATCACCTGACTCCAGAGATACAACTACACCTAGTGACGAGACAGTGTGAACTCTGGCATAGCAGGGGAGATAATTCTCCCTTTGTGGATCCCTTCTGGGCCTTCTTCTGGCCAGGAGGCCAGGCAGTGACAAG GTACATTCTGGACAACCGTGATAAGTTCCGACAGAGAACAGTTCTGGATGTTGGGTCAGGATGTGGGGCTTCAGCCATTGCTGCTGCTCAGTGTGGCGCCAAGAAAGTGGTGGCCAATGACATTGATGCAG ctgcaaCAGTGGCAGCCAAGCTGAATGCAGATGTGAACCTCTGTGACATTACTGTTGATTCCAGGAATCTGATTGGCTCAGTCTGCAACCAATGGGATGTTATTATTCTTGGAGATATGTTCTATGACAGTGAGTTTGTAAGCTGCATCAGTGATTGGTTGAGTCATTATCTGAAGGCTGGTacatgtgttctgattggcGACCCAGGCAGGCTGATGTTTAAAAATCACCAAATGAAATCACAGCTAACAAAACTGGCTGAATATGAACTGCCAGAGCAAAGTCGACTTGAGAATAATGGGCTGAATACAGCAGGGGTCTGGATGCTGGAAGTGGGTTCTTGA